The following coding sequences are from one Selenomonas sputigena ATCC 35185 window:
- a CDS encoding DUF3329 domain-containing protein gives MTRGRCWQTVLVAAGIFALMYALNHLMPLHRDDYDYSMIWQTGRHIASLSDVMESLQRHYLLHGGRMAAFFFLDVFLLLGKGIFDVANALMFLVFIVLLTIHARRDGRFWQEPGIFAAMGILAWLSFPHFGEVAVWKCGAAVYLWTGAIVALFFVPYNLHFKKIDKSDMPARHWLIAPMFALGVLAGWSVENLAVTVFVLAAGISWQAKRKGALPLWMPAGAFGALAGLVLLVAAPGNFVRYDAQGSGKGILIHIGNQFAGNGEMVLYLLPVILLLIAAGRIYRLHLAEGARAGGEKPEPPRQAFGWGRMLCLAVIVLLVVSYFNGSFFAAALRDFLVAHVLAPLGLDKPRTVEHFANVMAGFEEMAIYWLAIFFFYSLLKRALGFSHETLASARTVPWRSVLHAFPAARYAAFLIVLALFNNFVMIAAPTFPARATFSSVAMILIGACAVLRDPIVRDCLWNRAKRTLLAGSLAIGIFTMTAALFITAAMQQENDVRLAIVKQAAENGEEIAYMKPILLKNRALRHVFFVDFDNGVTKDGLCQYYGIKDIRVER, from the coding sequence ATGACGAGAGGAAGATGCTGGCAGACGGTTCTTGTGGCGGCGGGAATCTTTGCGCTGATGTATGCGCTCAATCATCTCATGCCGCTGCATCGCGACGACTATGACTATTCGATGATCTGGCAGACGGGGCGGCACATCGCTTCTCTTTCGGACGTCATGGAATCTTTGCAGCGTCATTACCTGCTGCATGGCGGACGCATGGCAGCATTCTTCTTTCTCGACGTCTTTCTCCTTTTGGGCAAAGGGATCTTCGACGTTGCCAACGCCTTGATGTTCCTTGTGTTCATCGTATTGCTGACAATCCATGCGCGGCGCGATGGACGCTTCTGGCAGGAGCCGGGCATTTTTGCTGCCATGGGGATTCTTGCCTGGCTCTCGTTCCCGCATTTTGGCGAGGTGGCTGTTTGGAAATGCGGCGCTGCCGTCTACTTGTGGACGGGGGCGATCGTCGCCCTCTTTTTCGTGCCGTACAATCTTCATTTCAAAAAAATCGATAAGAGCGATATGCCTGCAAGACATTGGCTCATCGCGCCGATGTTCGCGCTCGGCGTCCTGGCGGGATGGTCGGTGGAAAATCTTGCCGTGACGGTGTTCGTATTGGCGGCGGGGATTTCTTGGCAGGCGAAACGCAAGGGTGCCTTGCCCCTTTGGATGCCGGCGGGGGCTTTCGGCGCACTCGCAGGACTCGTGCTGCTCGTGGCGGCGCCCGGCAATTTCGTGCGCTACGACGCGCAGGGAAGCGGCAAGGGAATTCTCATCCACATCGGCAACCAGTTTGCAGGAAACGGTGAGATGGTACTTTATCTCCTGCCCGTCATCTTGCTGCTGATCGCTGCGGGACGGATCTATCGACTGCATCTTGCGGAGGGTGCAAGGGCTGGCGGTGAGAAGCCGGAACCTCCCAGGCAAGCTTTTGGCTGGGGCAGGATGCTTTGCCTTGCCGTCATTGTTCTGCTCGTCGTTTCTTATTTCAACGGCAGTTTCTTTGCCGCTGCTCTGCGCGATTTCCTCGTCGCCCATGTGCTCGCACCGCTGGGGCTTGATAAGCCGCGCACCGTCGAGCACTTTGCCAATGTCATGGCGGGATTCGAGGAGATGGCGATCTATTGGCTCGCGATCTTCTTCTTCTACAGTCTCCTGAAGCGTGCTTTGGGCTTCTCGCATGAAACGCTTGCCAGTGCTCGAACGGTTCCGTGGCGCAGTGTGCTCCATGCTTTTCCTGCAGCACGGTATGCGGCGTTCCTCATCGTATTGGCGCTTTTCAACAACTTCGTCATGATTGCCGCGCCGACATTTCCGGCGCGGGCGACTTTCAGCTCCGTCGCCATGATTCTTATCGGCGCCTGTGCCGTGCTGCGCGATCCCATCGTCCGCGACTGCCTGTGGAATCGCGCGAAGAGGACGCTCCTGGCAGGATCTCTAGCCATCGGCATCTTCACGATGACCGCTGCGCTCTTCATCACGGCGGCGATGCAGCAGGAGAACGACGTGCGCCTCGCCATCGTCAAACAGGCAGCAGAAAATGGCGAGGAGATCGCCTATATGAAACCCATTCTTTTGAAAAATCGCGCTCTGCGCCACGTCTTCTTCGTCGACTTTGACAACGGCGTGACGAAGGACGGCCTCTGCCAGTATTACGGCATCAAGGACATTCGTGTGGAACGATAA
- a CDS encoding ChbG/HpnK family deacetylase gives MIVNADDFGRHVRINEAVEKGVEMGVLRSATLMAGAAAFEDAAERVRRLPKLGLGIHFTLVDGFPVLPPEEIPSLVDESGVFLPNYGAFSKRYAKGGVHLAEVRAELAAQLKKFEAAGLSLDHADSHQHMHVLPGIIEIVIGLCREAKIPALRAPFAPLFAGKFGGIGQFAGRVGLALLARNAASLARKAGISVPNHFVGIVAGEAVDEAELLHAIKNLREGVTEVMMHPGTANEEIVRASGWQHDFEAEFGAILSPKVAKLAAEEGVEIVNFQALGGRIA, from the coding sequence ATGATCGTCAATGCCGATGATTTCGGTCGCCATGTGCGCATCAATGAGGCGGTGGAAAAGGGTGTCGAGATGGGCGTACTGCGTTCGGCGACGCTGATGGCGGGCGCTGCGGCGTTCGAGGACGCAGCGGAGCGCGTGCGTCGCCTGCCGAAACTCGGTCTCGGCATACACTTCACGCTGGTCGATGGTTTTCCCGTCCTGCCGCCCGAGGAGATTCCGTCGCTCGTCGATGAAAGCGGCGTCTTTTTGCCGAACTACGGCGCTTTTTCCAAGCGCTATGCGAAGGGCGGCGTGCACCTGGCGGAGGTGCGTGCCGAGCTTGCCGCGCAGCTGAAAAAGTTTGAGGCGGCGGGACTTTCCCTCGATCATGCCGACAGCCATCAGCACATGCACGTCCTGCCGGGAATCATCGAAATCGTCATCGGGCTTTGCCGCGAGGCGAAGATTCCCGCGCTTCGCGCACCGTTTGCGCCGCTCTTTGCCGGAAAGTTCGGCGGCATCGGCCAGTTCGCAGGACGCGTCGGACTCGCGCTCCTCGCGAGGAACGCCGCGAGTCTGGCAAGGAAGGCGGGGATTTCTGTGCCCAATCATTTCGTGGGTATCGTCGCGGGCGAGGCCGTCGATGAGGCGGAGTTGCTCCATGCGATCAAGAACCTTCGAGAAGGTGTGACCGAGGTCATGATGCATCCGGGCACGGCGAACGAGGAAATCGTGCGCGCCTCGGGCTGGCAGCACGACTTCGAAGCGGAGTTTGGCGCGATCCTCTCGCCGAAGGTCGCGAAGCTGGCGGCAGAAGAGGGCGTTGAGATCGTGAACTTTCAGGCATTGGGAGGAAGGATTGCATGA
- the tadA gene encoding tRNA adenosine(34) deaminase TadA has translation MLDDIAFMKEALKEAQEAFQAGEVPIGAVLVDADGTVVARAHNMRETWHDGTAHAEIIALQEAARKLGRWRLSGLTLYVTIEPCPMCAGALVMSRVDRVVYGATDAKAGACESLFNIVRHPALNHQLEMRAGVLEDECRAIMKRFFGQRRKKSSALKKCANQAFDAPE, from the coding sequence ATGCTGGATGACATCGCTTTTATGAAGGAGGCGCTCAAGGAGGCGCAGGAGGCTTTCCAGGCGGGCGAGGTGCCCATCGGCGCCGTGCTCGTCGATGCGGATGGCACGGTCGTCGCGCGTGCGCACAATATGCGCGAAACCTGGCACGATGGCACAGCACATGCCGAGATCATCGCCCTGCAGGAAGCGGCGAGGAAGCTTGGCCGCTGGCGTCTTTCGGGGCTGACGCTCTACGTTACGATCGAGCCTTGCCCGATGTGTGCGGGCGCGCTCGTCATGAGCCGCGTCGATCGCGTCGTCTACGGTGCGACGGACGCAAAGGCGGGCGCGTGTGAGTCGCTTTTCAACATCGTCCGCCATCCCGCGCTCAACCATCAGCTGGAGATGCGTGCAGGCGTCCTAGAGGACGAATGCAGAGCCATCATGAAGCGATTCTTCGGGCAGCGGCGCAAAAAAAGCAGTGCTTTGAAGAAGTGTGCGAATCAAGCGTTCGATGCGCCCGAGTGA
- a CDS encoding nuclease-related domain-containing protein, protein MTTVQPQNTLPADTAQLTYRFLAAVCLIVFLLWLAGLVFLEPDPYALYIFTGIILAVVTLAAGSSARGPKAATMKSSEKVEFLKSLPESFQIFTNVSIGVRTNLDAVIVGANGVFIVDVKTRSGKIEPTAGSDWIRHKVGSKGTPYRVPMKNPLQQMKRNIRELQSYLASCGVRPWIDGSVCFTRAEFEEQIEGCYTSEDAVLDHIKSFPDEHPLSDEEQTKVAAALAERL, encoded by the coding sequence ATGACCACAGTTCAACCACAAAACACACTTCCTGCCGATACGGCGCAGCTGACCTACCGTTTCCTCGCGGCAGTCTGCCTCATCGTCTTCCTGCTCTGGCTCGCAGGACTCGTCTTCCTTGAGCCCGATCCCTACGCGCTCTACATCTTCACAGGAATCATTCTCGCCGTCGTCACGCTGGCCGCCGGAAGCAGTGCACGCGGACCGAAGGCAGCCACGATGAAAAGTTCGGAAAAAGTCGAATTTCTCAAGAGTCTGCCCGAATCCTTCCAGATCTTCACGAACGTGAGCATCGGCGTGCGCACGAACCTCGATGCCGTCATCGTCGGGGCGAACGGCGTCTTCATCGTCGACGTCAAGACCCGCTCGGGCAAGATCGAGCCGACGGCAGGCAGCGACTGGATTCGTCACAAGGTCGGCAGCAAGGGCACGCCGTATCGCGTGCCGATGAAGAATCCCCTGCAGCAGATGAAGCGCAACATCCGCGAACTGCAGTCGTATCTCGCCTCCTGCGGCGTTCGCCCGTGGATCGACGGCAGCGTCTGCTTCACGCGTGCAGAATTCGAAGAACAAATCGAGGGCTGCTACACGTCGGAAGATGCGGTGCTCGATCATATCAAGAGCTTCCCCGACGAGCATCCGCTGTCCGATGAAGAACAAACGAAGGTTGCCGCAGCGCTTGCGGAACGACTGTAA
- a CDS encoding DUF4352 domain-containing protein, with translation MKALAGRFAAITLAAVVLCVGGYWFFFAGGSARLLAGSSQQAASTSSQEKAQEGKAANGGEAAAVDAKDVKEAQEKAKEEADKDKEKKEGKSPYSLQVMILEAKRVESIEGAKEDGPFLIVKASIANADKQPVSVVPQGISLTDSDQERHSVSKDGMAALAARQTPVFNAVDIPPGAAATASLVFELDADEHPSVLTIQPAGGGDVMKFHLPESVKGI, from the coding sequence ATGAAGGCTTTGGCAGGGAGATTCGCCGCCATCACGCTGGCGGCTGTCGTCCTTTGCGTTGGCGGCTATTGGTTCTTCTTTGCGGGCGGCAGTGCAAGGCTTCTTGCAGGCAGTTCGCAGCAGGCGGCGAGCACATCGTCTCAGGAGAAGGCACAGGAAGGGAAGGCGGCGAATGGCGGAGAAGCGGCCGCTGTGGACGCCAAGGACGTGAAGGAAGCGCAGGAAAAGGCGAAGGAAGAAGCGGACAAGGACAAGGAAAAGAAGGAAGGCAAGAGTCCGTATTCGCTGCAGGTCATGATCTTGGAGGCGAAGCGCGTCGAATCGATCGAGGGCGCAAAGGAGGATGGGCCGTTCCTCATCGTCAAGGCTTCGATCGCGAATGCCGACAAGCAGCCCGTGAGCGTCGTGCCGCAGGGCATATCGCTCACGGACAGCGATCAGGAGCGGCACAGTGTATCGAAGGACGGCATGGCGGCTCTCGCTGCGCGGCAGACGCCCGTGTTCAACGCCGTCGACATCCCGCCGGGTGCAGCGGCGACGGCGAGCCTCGTCTTCGAGCTCGACGCGGACGAGCATCCCTCCGTGCTGACGATACAGCCTGCAGGCGGAGGCGACGTGATGAAGTTCCATCTGCCGGAAAGCGTGAAAGGGATATGA
- a CDS encoding malate dehydrogenase translates to MKVTVVGAGNVGATVANVLATKAFCSEVVLVDIKEGVPEGKAIDIMQTAHMLNFDTTVKGVTALPDDPNGYAPTAGSEVVVITSGMPRKPGMSREDLIGVNAKIVKSVVDQALKFSPDAYFIIISNPMDAMTYLALKDSGLPRNRILGQGGMLDSSRFRYYLSVALTEAGYPATPTDIDGMVLGGHSDKTMVPLVSHATLRGVPVTQLLSKEALTDVVEKTKVGGATLTKLLGTSAWMAPGAAAAMMVEAIALDAKKLIPCCVGLDGEYGEKDLAIGVPVILGKGGCEKIIEVQFSDEEKAKFAESVAAARDTNSKLGDALK, encoded by the coding sequence ATGAAAGTAACAGTTGTTGGTGCAGGTAATGTCGGAGCTACCGTTGCGAACGTTCTTGCGACGAAGGCGTTCTGCAGCGAGGTCGTCCTCGTTGACATCAAGGAAGGCGTGCCTGAAGGCAAGGCCATCGACATCATGCAGACGGCTCACATGCTGAACTTTGACACGACGGTGAAGGGCGTCACGGCTCTGCCGGACGATCCGAACGGCTATGCTCCTACGGCGGGTTCCGAGGTCGTCGTCATCACGTCCGGCATGCCGCGCAAGCCGGGCATGAGCCGCGAGGATCTGATCGGCGTCAACGCAAAGATCGTCAAGAGCGTTGTCGATCAGGCTCTGAAGTTCTCCCCCGATGCGTACTTCATCATCATCTCCAACCCGATGGACGCCATGACGTACTTGGCGCTGAAGGATTCCGGCCTGCCGCGCAACCGCATCCTCGGTCAGGGCGGTATGCTCGACAGCAGCCGTTTCCGCTATTACCTCTCCGTCGCATTGACGGAAGCCGGCTATCCTGCGACGCCGACGGACATCGACGGCATGGTTCTGGGCGGCCACAGCGACAAGACGATGGTTCCGCTCGTAAGCCATGCTACGCTGCGCGGCGTCCCCGTGACGCAGCTCCTCTCGAAGGAAGCGCTGACGGACGTCGTCGAGAAGACGAAGGTCGGCGGCGCAACGCTCACGAAGCTCCTCGGCACGTCCGCATGGATGGCTCCGGGCGCTGCGGCGGCGATGATGGTCGAGGCGATCGCTCTCGATGCGAAGAAGCTCATTCCGTGCTGCGTCGGCTTGGACGGCGAGTACGGCGAGAAGGATCTCGCGATCGGCGTGCCCGTCATCCTCGGCAAGGGCGGCTGCGAGAAGATCATCGAGGTTCAGTTCTCCGACGAGGAGAAGGCGAAGTTCGCGGAGAGCGTTGCCGCTGCACGCGACACGAACTCGAAGCTCGGCGATGCGCTGAAGTAA
- a CDS encoding rubredoxin: MKTWTCTVCGWVYDEAQGDPDYDLAPGVKFEDLPEDFVCPLCGVGKDMFEEQA, encoded by the coding sequence ATGAAAACTTGGACTTGCACGGTTTGCGGCTGGGTGTACGATGAGGCGCAGGGAGATCCTGACTATGATCTCGCTCCGGGCGTGAAGTTTGAAGATCTGCCGGAGGACTTCGTCTGTCCCTTGTGCGGTGTGGGCAAGGATATGTTTGAAGAGCAAGCATAG
- a CDS encoding heme NO-binding domain-containing protein gives MMKEEERIMKGTVVATWMDTAQKLWDGTAVQESCREAGWAPGRIFTPLEDVPDSEIRTFVDALARHTGQTPDDVWYELGRDNVLTFAAVYPSFFEGKNIYTFLASIYNVHVEIVKKIPGANPPLLKVTPLSEHEAELLYKSKRSLIPYFRGLLKGAIDYFKEPVEVNVVEEGTGVVRLRLRFKERILEKRRFSFSCALGLFSRSLPVKFAIMSFAASLVLSVLFWLFGTSSVVFAFPLLMGIVGGASAFLLLAPLRLLRRELADIAEHRFSADLVLTSRDEFEELGALIDAYKKSVRADFTGFRGMGDELIAYGGKFNELASNMSHASAHIAEVVDSVSEATTESASSTGQVAEVLNRNVEALQQVVSSQEKNNRSLAEAVENVALGFDGVRASSDALGRSMENFAAVRNAADSLKSETEKIISIANMVTEIASQTNLLALNASVEAARAGEQGRGFAVVAQEIGKLAAESRDQADTITSDVRNITRIINDVVASIDTEYHALGKESGELVQVVESNNAFVANIREVSASIGGIIERLNDEMRRMNDAIGQVKNVAGLSEENSAAAKSVNETVGDHHGKLQDMMEKIQDFQKIAVSFTDDIKNFKI, from the coding sequence ATGATGAAAGAAGAGGAGCGGATCATGAAGGGAACTGTTGTGGCGACGTGGATGGATACGGCGCAGAAGCTTTGGGATGGAACGGCCGTCCAAGAATCATGCCGGGAGGCGGGATGGGCGCCGGGCCGCATCTTCACCCCGTTGGAAGATGTGCCGGACAGTGAGATCCGCACCTTTGTCGATGCTCTGGCAAGGCATACGGGGCAGACGCCGGATGATGTTTGGTACGAATTGGGGCGCGACAACGTCCTGACCTTTGCCGCTGTATATCCGTCCTTTTTTGAAGGCAAGAACATCTATACGTTCCTCGCTTCCATCTACAACGTGCATGTGGAAATCGTCAAGAAGATTCCGGGCGCGAATCCGCCGCTCTTGAAGGTGACGCCGCTGTCCGAGCACGAGGCGGAGCTTCTTTACAAGTCGAAGCGCAGCCTCATTCCGTACTTCCGCGGCCTGTTGAAGGGCGCGATCGACTACTTCAAGGAGCCGGTCGAGGTCAATGTCGTGGAGGAAGGGACTGGCGTCGTGCGCCTGCGGCTGCGCTTCAAGGAGCGCATATTGGAAAAACGGAGATTTTCGTTCAGCTGTGCGCTTGGCCTGTTTTCTCGTTCATTGCCCGTCAAGTTCGCCATCATGTCCTTCGCCGCATCGCTCGTGCTCAGCGTGCTCTTTTGGCTTTTCGGCACATCTTCTGTCGTATTCGCTTTTCCCCTTCTCATGGGCATCGTGGGCGGCGCCAGCGCATTTTTGCTGCTCGCACCGCTGCGCCTTTTGCGCCGCGAGCTTGCGGACATCGCCGAGCATCGCTTCTCCGCTGATCTCGTGCTGACTTCGCGCGATGAATTTGAGGAGCTGGGGGCGCTGATCGACGCCTACAAGAAGTCGGTGCGTGCAGACTTCACCGGATTTCGCGGCATGGGGGATGAACTCATCGCCTATGGCGGCAAGTTCAATGAACTGGCGAGCAACATGAGTCATGCTTCCGCCCACATCGCGGAGGTCGTCGACAGCGTGTCGGAAGCGACGACAGAGAGCGCTTCTTCGACGGGGCAGGTGGCCGAGGTTCTGAACCGAAACGTCGAGGCGCTGCAGCAGGTCGTCTCCTCGCAGGAGAAGAACAATCGAAGCCTTGCGGAAGCCGTGGAAAATGTGGCGCTCGGCTTCGACGGCGTGCGTGCCTCCAGCGATGCGCTGGGCAGGAGCATGGAAAACTTCGCCGCCGTGCGCAACGCCGCCGACTCCTTGAAGAGTGAGACGGAGAAGATCATCTCCATCGCCAACATGGTGACGGAAATCGCCTCGCAGACGAATCTCCTGGCCCTCAACGCTTCGGTCGAAGCGGCGCGCGCCGGCGAGCAGGGCAGGGGCTTTGCCGTCGTCGCGCAGGAGATCGGCAAGCTCGCCGCCGAATCGCGCGATCAGGCGGACACGATCACATCTGACGTGCGCAACATCACGCGCATCATCAATGACGTCGTCGCGAGCATCGACACGGAATACCATGCGCTCGGCAAGGAGAGCGGAGAACTCGTGCAGGTCGTTGAGAGCAACAACGCTTTCGTCGCGAATATCCGCGAGGTGTCGGCGAGCATCGGCGGCATCATAGAGCGTCTCAACGACGAGATGAGACGCATGAATGATGCCATCGGACAGGTGAAAAATGTCGCAGGACTTTCCGAGGAGAATTCCGCTGCAGCAAAGTCCGTCAACGAGACGGTGGGCGATCATCACGGGAAACTGCAGGACATGATGGAAAAGATCCAGGATTTCCAGAAGATCGCCGTGTCGTTCACGGACGACATCAAGAATTTCAAAATATGA
- a CDS encoding GtrA family protein produces the protein MSAFSKTMRRHFFTREFLLFLAVGCLNTFNGSLLAKIFELLVDTNLAFNIGYILANIIAYALNSRLIFHEPMTLQKCVKFAISYIPNYVIQNVIVFLFYNQLGFPSLAAFILAAVLGVPITFLAVKLFAFGRK, from the coding sequence ATGTCCGCATTTTCCAAGACGATGCGCCGTCACTTCTTCACACGCGAGTTCCTATTGTTTCTCGCCGTCGGCTGCCTCAACACGTTCAACGGCAGTCTGCTCGCCAAAATTTTCGAGCTTCTCGTCGATACGAATCTCGCGTTCAACATCGGCTACATCCTCGCAAACATCATCGCCTACGCGCTCAACAGCCGCTTGATCTTCCACGAACCGATGACGCTCCAAAAGTGTGTGAAGTTCGCGATTTCCTATATTCCGAACTATGTGATTCAGAACGTCATCGTCTTCCTCTTCTACAACCAGCTCGGCTTTCCCAGTCTCGCGGCTTTCATATTAGCCGCCGTCCTCGGCGTGCCCATCACCTTCCTCGCCGTAAAGCTCTTCGCCTTCGGCAGGAAGTGA
- a CDS encoding NAD(P)-dependent oxidoreductase: MNRMAREKIGFIGTGVMGSSMVRNLMKAGYPVSVYTRTKEKAKKLIEEGAAWSASPKELAKEADIVISIVGYPKDVEEIYLGAEGVLAAKEGGIVIDMTTSSPALAKKIFAAAKERGVAALDAPVSGGDIGARDATLAIMVGGEREAFERCKDLFAAMGKTAHYFGAAGSGQFVKMSNQIAIASNMLGVAEAMAYAKKSGLDAEAVQQTIAGGAAGSWSLTNLAPKMLAGDWSPGFFIKHFLKDMRIAVESAEEMGLDLPGLKLAKKLYEELSARGMEDCGTQAIFCWYEGE; this comes from the coding sequence ATGAATCGTATGGCAAGAGAAAAAATCGGTTTTATCGGAACGGGCGTCATGGGAAGCAGTATGGTGAGGAATCTCATGAAGGCCGGCTATCCCGTCAGCGTCTACACGCGCACGAAGGAAAAGGCGAAGAAACTCATCGAGGAAGGGGCGGCTTGGTCGGCCTCGCCAAAAGAACTGGCGAAGGAGGCGGACATCGTCATCTCCATCGTCGGCTACCCGAAGGACGTCGAGGAGATTTACCTGGGCGCTGAAGGTGTTCTCGCAGCGAAGGAGGGCGGCATCGTCATCGACATGACGACGTCAAGCCCTGCGCTCGCCAAGAAGATTTTCGCTGCGGCGAAGGAAAGGGGCGTCGCCGCGCTCGATGCGCCCGTCTCGGGCGGCGACATCGGCGCGAGGGACGCGACGCTCGCCATCATGGTCGGCGGAGAGCGAGAAGCATTCGAGAGGTGCAAAGACCTCTTCGCCGCCATGGGAAAGACCGCGCATTATTTCGGTGCGGCGGGCAGCGGGCAGTTCGTCAAGATGAGCAACCAGATCGCCATCGCCTCGAACATGCTCGGCGTTGCCGAGGCCATGGCGTATGCGAAGAAGAGCGGCTTGGACGCTGAGGCGGTGCAGCAGACGATTGCAGGCGGCGCGGCAGGCTCGTGGTCGCTGACGAATCTCGCGCCGAAGATGCTCGCGGGCGACTGGTCGCCGGGCTTCTTCATCAAGCATTTCCTCAAGGACATGCGCATCGCCGTCGAATCGGCTGAGGAGATGGGGCTTGACCTTCCGGGACTCAAGCTCGCCAAGAAGCTCTACGAGGAGCTTTCCGCGCGAGGCATGGAAGACTGCGGCACGCAGGCGATCTTTTGCTGGTATGAAGGTGAATGA
- a CDS encoding large conductance mechanosensitive channel protein MscL yields MSVTGIVLFVIFLLVKSLLDKKKKEARRQKAPESSASPDEMGGTPETTQVMAENPAEVRDLLRRFLDERAAAVETSDVPSEALSEIESASAARSSASLRHAENRGKKLQNSPEEAARPRALALDLAPAGLLQAVVLAEVIGRPKAQRRRSPYFRP; encoded by the coding sequence ATGAGCGTCACGGGCATCGTCCTCTTCGTCATATTCCTCCTCGTAAAAAGTCTGTTGGACAAGAAGAAAAAAGAGGCGCGTCGGCAGAAAGCGCCGGAATCCTCGGCATCTCCGGACGAAATGGGAGGAACGCCTGAAACGACGCAGGTCATGGCCGAGAATCCCGCAGAAGTACGGGATTTGCTGCGCCGCTTCTTGGACGAGCGGGCGGCAGCGGTTGAGACGAGCGATGTACCGAGCGAGGCGCTCTCCGAAATTGAGTCTGCTTCTGCTGCCCGCTCGTCCGCTTCTTTGCGCCATGCGGAAAACAGGGGAAAAAAGCTGCAGAATTCGCCGGAAGAAGCAGCGCGCCCCCGTGCCCTCGCGCTCGATCTTGCGCCCGCCGGCCTGCTGCAGGCGGTCGTACTCGCCGAGGTCATCGGGCGTCCCAAGGCGCAGCGCAGGCGGAGTCCGTATTTCCGTCCGTGA
- the floA gene encoding flotillin-like protein FloA (flotillin-like protein involved in membrane lipid rafts), with product MEGVIALAFLFVVAVLVVMVFLHFVPIGLWISAIAANVPVNIITLIGMRMRRVPPGKIVMPLIKANKAGLDVQVNQLEAHYLAGGNVDKVVDALIAAHRAQIPLPFERSAAIDLAGRDVLDAVQMSVNPKVIETPIVSAVAMNGIELKIKARVTVRANIDRLVGGAGEPTIIARVGEGIVTTVGSSASHGEVLANPDVISKTVLGKGLDAGTAFEILSIDIADVDVGRNIGAELQTDQAEADKRIAQAKAEERRAMAVAKEQEMKAYTQEMEAKVVEAQAEVPHAMAEALKSGNLGVMDYYNLRNVQADTDMRTAISEAGANSPHTAK from the coding sequence ATGGAAGGCGTCATAGCATTGGCATTTCTCTTCGTCGTCGCTGTCCTCGTCGTCATGGTGTTCCTGCACTTCGTGCCCATCGGGCTTTGGATTTCGGCGATTGCAGCGAACGTTCCCGTGAACATCATCACGCTCATTGGCATGCGCATGCGCCGCGTGCCGCCCGGCAAGATCGTCATGCCGCTCATCAAGGCGAACAAGGCGGGGCTTGATGTGCAGGTCAACCAGCTCGAAGCGCACTACCTTGCGGGCGGCAACGTCGACAAGGTCGTCGACGCCCTGATTGCCGCGCACCGCGCGCAGATTCCCCTGCCGTTCGAGCGCTCGGCTGCCATCGACCTTGCGGGACGCGACGTGCTCGACGCCGTGCAGATGAGCGTCAATCCCAAGGTCATCGAGACGCCGATCGTCTCCGCTGTCGCCATGAACGGCATCGAGTTGAAAATCAAGGCGCGCGTGACCGTGCGAGCCAACATTGACCGCCTCGTCGGCGGAGCGGGCGAGCCGACAATCATCGCACGCGTCGGCGAGGGCATCGTCACGACGGTCGGCTCTTCGGCGAGCCACGGCGAGGTGCTCGCGAACCCCGACGTCATCTCGAAGACCGTGCTCGGCAAGGGGCTTGACGCAGGGACGGCATTTGAAATTCTCTCCATCGACATCGCGGACGTCGACGTCGGGCGCAACATCGGTGCGGAGCTGCAGACCGATCAGGCGGAGGCCGACAAGCGCATCGCGCAGGCGAAGGCCGAGGAGCGCCGCGCCATGGCGGTCGCCAAGGAGCAGGAGATGAAGGCCTACACGCAGGAGATGGAAGCGAAGGTCGTCGAGGCGCAGGCGGAAGTGCCGCACGCGATGGCGGAAGCCTTGAAGAGCGGCAACCTCGGCGTCATGGACTACTACAACCTGCGCAACGTGCAGGCAGACACCGACATGCGCACGGCGATCAGCGAGGCGGGCGCGAATTCGCCGCATACGGCGAAGTAA